A stretch of the Clostridium novyi genome encodes the following:
- a CDS encoding tetratricopeptide repeat protein, translated as MNKRKILKIIMLSIVSLILLMGCSNKKEAKKSIENIDTLIVSAQKYFESKDYNNAIYTYKKALAKLPKDIDIRINLSNIYFNIQQYSKSEEFLISALKLNSDRLDIYDKLVKTYNKMGYDSSYILESCNKNNIHISDKTKEKLTNKFNILGIENKTRENNINESFNHGLLNRIYYLSQDSNIRSTPNYYEDGRNILTSAKKGEKIIELNPQWTYEQDSLTGRDRCWINIKLSNGKIGWISKRALDMTNR; from the coding sequence TTGAATAAGAGAAAAATTTTAAAAATAATTATGCTTTCTATAGTATCATTAATACTTTTAATGGGATGTTCTAATAAAAAGGAAGCCAAGAAATCAATAGAAAATATAGATACTTTAATTGTATCTGCACAAAAATATTTTGAAAGTAAAGATTATAATAATGCTATTTATACTTATAAAAAAGCTTTAGCTAAATTACCTAAAGATATCGATATTAGAATTAATTTATCAAATATTTATTTTAATATTCAACAGTATTCAAAATCAGAAGAATTCTTAATAAGTGCTTTAAAATTAAATTCAGATAGACTAGATATTTATGATAAGTTAGTGAAGACATATAATAAAATGGGATATGATAGTTCATATATACTAGAATCATGTAACAAAAACAATATACATATATCAGATAAAACAAAAGAAAAGCTTACCAATAAGTTTAATATTTTAGGAATTGAAAATAAAACTAGAGAAAATAATATTAATGAATCATTTAACCATGGTTTACTTAATAGAATTTATTATTTATCACAAGATTCTAATATTAGATCAACACCTAATTACTATGAAGATGGTAGAAATATATTAACATCAGCTAAAAAAGGAGAAAAAATAATAGAGTTAAATCCCCAATGGACATATGAACAAGATTCATTAACAGGTAGAGATAGATGTTGGATTAATATTAAATTATCTAATGGCAAAATAGGATGGATTAGTAAAAGAGCATTAGATATGACTAATAGATAA
- a CDS encoding sigma factor regulator N-terminal domain-containing protein, whose amino-acid sequence MFTFQKFSCFIYNKKKGWKDDKLNKAVKKGKRKNLLTNILIAVIVFFLGSALNSFITKIIASISRNRLEMSTKIQISNAYIGKSVDVLGFLGGSSHYTLYKEVGWRPVPLYSSVSSFGLNSMISSGTGIDNFRHKGWDVYHWENGYRQLIFFHPDIKYKKYKKDFKDFDSIPDDKIIEMGLFFDKKYNLRNFNTLIPNINISWLWLDTYTKEQMARYKKDVNEFSGKSSYILEGSVLGVRTEGNVVLDNIFKANYSGLLNRLRKLGYKEVYNYLKERKIPAEII is encoded by the coding sequence TTGTTTACATTTCAAAAGTTTAGTTGTTTTATTTATAATAAAAAGAAAGGATGGAAAGATGATAAATTAAATAAAGCGGTTAAAAAGGGTAAAAGAAAAAATTTACTTACAAACATATTAATTGCTGTAATTGTATTTTTTTTAGGTTCAGCTTTAAACAGTTTTATAACTAAAATAATTGCTAGTATAAGTAGAAATCGTCTAGAAATGTCTACAAAAATTCAAATTTCCAATGCATATATAGGTAAAAGTGTTGATGTTTTAGGATTTCTTGGTGGTAGTAGTCACTATACTTTATATAAAGAAGTTGGATGGCGACCTGTACCATTATATAGTAGTGTATCCTCTTTCGGATTAAATAGTATGATTTCATCAGGAACAGGTATTGATAATTTTCGCCATAAAGGTTGGGATGTTTATCATTGGGAAAATGGATATAGACAGCTTATATTCTTCCATCCTGATATTAAATATAAAAAATATAAAAAGGACTTTAAAGATTTTGACTCTATTCCAGATGATAAAATCATAGAAATGGGATTATTCTTTGATAAAAAGTATAATCTTCGTAATTTCAATACCTTAATACCAAATATTAATATATCTTGGCTATGGTTAGATACTTATACTAAAGAACAAATGGCTAGATATAAAAAAGATGTTAATGAATTTTCTGGTAAATCATCCTATATACTAGAAGGTAGTGTTTTAGGCGTACGAACAGAGGGAAATGTTGTATTAGATAATATATTTAAAGCCAATTATAGTGGATTATTAAATAGACTTAGAAAATTAGGATATAAAGAAGTTTACAATTACCTTAAAGAAAGAAAAATTCCTGCTGAAATTATTTGA
- the glpQ gene encoding glycerophosphodiester phosphodiesterase: MKKTKLLAIVIASFMTLGAVGCTQTNKTTTSNITNKTIIAHRGASGYLPEHTLEAYSLSYGLGADYIEADVCLTKDGVPIVMHDIHLDTTTNVAKIFPDRKRKDGRYYIIDFTLQEIKKLSVNERIDLKTNEAVFKDRFPLHKSHFEVPTLEEEIQLIQGLNKSTGKNVGIYPELKNPKFHTENGQDIGSVTLKILEKYGYNDKNSKCYLQCFDPTYLKYMKNKLKTKCKIVQLIGLQSWEDNKNDNVAQMLSKEGLKEMAKYADGIGPWYGQILNNDGKLEKSQDVTNPDLVADAHEAGLVVHPYTVRKDQLPKYAKDADSLLRKLLFDANVDGLFTDFTDLGVKAVKEGPLK; this comes from the coding sequence ATGAAAAAAACAAAATTATTAGCAATTGTTATAGCTTCATTTATGACTCTTGGAGCTGTTGGATGTACACAAACTAATAAAACAACTACATCTAATATTACTAATAAAACTATAATAGCTCATAGAGGAGCATCAGGTTACCTACCTGAACATACATTAGAAGCATATTCTCTTTCCTATGGATTAGGTGCAGACTATATTGAAGCTGATGTATGCTTAACAAAAGATGGAGTGCCAATAGTAATGCACGATATTCATCTTGATACTACAACTAATGTAGCTAAAATTTTTCCAGATAGAAAACGTAAAGATGGAAGATATTATATTATAGACTTTACTTTACAAGAAATAAAAAAACTAAGTGTTAATGAACGTATTGATTTAAAAACAAATGAAGCTGTATTTAAAGATAGATTTCCATTACACAAATCACATTTTGAAGTTCCTACTTTAGAAGAAGAGATACAATTAATTCAAGGATTAAATAAAAGTACCGGTAAGAATGTTGGAATTTATCCAGAACTTAAAAATCCTAAATTTCATACTGAAAATGGTCAAGACATCGGTAGTGTTACCTTAAAAATCCTTGAAAAATATGGATATAATGATAAGAATTCAAAATGTTATCTTCAATGTTTTGACCCAACTTATTTGAAGTATATGAAAAATAAACTTAAAACTAAATGCAAAATAGTTCAACTTATAGGACTTCAATCTTGGGAAGACAATAAAAATGATAATGTTGCACAAATGTTATCTAAAGAAGGCTTAAAAGAAATGGCTAAATATGCTGATGGAATAGGTCCTTGGTATGGACAAATTTTAAATAATGATGGAAAACTAGAAAAAAGTCAAGATGTTACAAATCCAGATCTTGTAGCAGATGCACATGAAGCAGGACTTGTAGTTCATCCATATACTGTTCGCAAAGATCAATTACCTAAGTATGCAAAGGATGCTGATTCTTTACTTAGAAAATTATTATTTGATGCAAATGTAGATGGATTATTTACTGATTTTACTGATTTAGGAGTTAAAGCTGTTAAGGAAGGTCCTTTAAAATAA
- a CDS encoding trypsin-like peptidase domain-containing protein, protein MNCNCYIDSKIACICENEYKFFFSKANVTGVGLGYKIKNGFYTCQKCIVVYVSNKLSSNEIYEQDLIPEIYKGIATDVVQIGIMSIDRDSLCSNFNQNDSLTKKIRPVQGGYSISVITINGAATMGCVVTDNHDNYMLSNNHVLADLNTVPIGTAVVQPGVLDGGKSPDDIVGALSQYTPISFEETNLVDCAIARVLNKRNVSPKIALVNAPKGVISPKFGQSVKKVGRTTALTTGKITGVKTTFRFNIKGQDIIFRNQILADIMTSPGDSGSILLSDNDYAIGLIMTGGGGKSVINTISDVLRSLNVSLITI, encoded by the coding sequence ATGAATTGTAATTGTTATATAGATTCTAAAATTGCTTGCATATGTGAAAATGAATATAAATTTTTCTTTTCTAAAGCAAATGTAACAGGAGTGGGACTTGGTTATAAAATAAAAAATGGTTTTTATACTTGCCAAAAATGTATTGTTGTATATGTAAGTAATAAATTATCATCAAACGAAATATATGAGCAGGATTTAATTCCAGAAATATACAAAGGAATTGCAACAGATGTAGTACAAATTGGTATTATGTCTATTGATCGTGATAGTTTGTGTAGTAATTTTAATCAGAATGATTCATTAACTAAAAAAATACGTCCTGTACAAGGGGGATATAGTATAAGTGTTATAACTATAAATGGAGCTGCTACTATGGGATGTGTTGTAACTGATAATCATGATAATTATATGCTAAGTAATAATCATGTTTTAGCTGATCTTAATACCGTTCCTATAGGAACTGCTGTAGTTCAACCTGGTGTTTTAGATGGTGGTAAATCTCCTGATGATATAGTTGGAGCACTTTCACAATATACTCCAATAAGTTTTGAAGAAACAAATCTTGTTGATTGTGCCATAGCTAGGGTCTTAAATAAAAGAAATGTATCTCCTAAAATAGCTTTGGTAAATGCACCTAAAGGTGTGATTTCTCCTAAATTCGGACAAAGTGTAAAGAAGGTTGGTAGAACAACTGCTCTTACAACAGGAAAAATAACTGGTGTTAAAACCACTTTTAGATTTAATATAAAAGGACAAGATATTATATTTAGAAATCAAATATTAGCAGATATTATGACTAGTCCTGGTGATTCAGGATCTATATTATTAAGTGATAATGATTATGCCATAGGTCTTATTATGACTGGTGGTGGTGGAAAATCCGTTATTAATACTATTTCAGATGTTCTTAGAAGTTTGAATGTATCTCTTATTACAATATAA